One genomic segment of Eriocheir sinensis breed Jianghai 21 chromosome 66, ASM2467909v1, whole genome shotgun sequence includes these proteins:
- the LOC126987838 gene encoding zinc finger protein 3 homolog isoform X2: MIRDDMCCGNVRFERRIYVQLPSLDVHHHTVLTKRVQEIKFNANGSVPHCLVCNGKLSASARSAIPLFTGKIVTSHRRQELCAVLEDILNQQLEKGTVHSSIVCTKCFNLIEDIDSLEEQVITKKQVVVNRYKRTISEINQAPQSPTTTFQPADDDSSSLDDMPQSSKHSRGRGRPPGRPRLRGRGRGRPKGRGQIIKKASDSCPVKLELEEVPEEENGQENLRSPLPLRTIKKEDIMSDLESMEDSQESLMRIEALAAEEGEVEMPIDKEVSMELQEDVLEVVEEVLEKEEKHGKKFSCPQCHKLFLTKAAMRNHIKIHDRLESYECEECEKSFTTKYRLKAHLKIHVDRERPHCCHVCNKSFYTRYHLNTHLRSHEGARNYVCEVCGKALSTHKTLELHILTHTGEKPYQCEICGSTFRQRSNLLTHIKATHYHEKNYHCQLCQRSFVRKRLLEYHINSVHTGHRPYKCEMCNATFVYPHYFRRHIRKHTGDKPHKCHVCEKTFASRENRNAHMFIHSEKKPYECKVCCAGFMRKPLCVSHLAVHGQINNPEAYITFNSPSLLANSHEVATVEEEAAQAIHAVRLAEEADSHQPVEEQTQILREGKVVKLTSRPVHILETDETTRYVIHSSERVTDNNMEHFFAELQGQVVEVRSEDF; the protein is encoded by the exons ATGATCCGTGATGACATGTGTTGCGGCAATGTTCGGTTTGAGCGGAGGATATACGTCCAGCTTCCTTCCCTTGACGTTCACCACCACACAGTCTTGACCAAG AGAGTACAAGAGATAAAGTTTAATGCAAATGGTAGTGTGCCTCACTGCCTGGTCTGCAATGGCAAACTGTCAGCTTCAGCCAGATCTGCTATTCCTCTCTTCACAGGGAAG ATCGTGACGAGCCATCGCCGGCAAGAGCTGTGTGCTGTACTGGAAGAtatcttgaaccagcagctggagaagGGCACAGTTCACTCCAGTATTGTATGCACCAAGTGTTTCAATCTTATAGAAGACATTGATTCTCTTGAGGAACAAGTGATAACTAAAAAACAG GTGGTTGTCAACAGGTACAAACGGACAATATCAGAAATTAATCAAGCACCCCAATCCCCTACCACCACTTTCCAACCTGCGGATGATGATAGCAGTAGCCTTGATGACATGCCTCAGA GTAGCAAACACAGTCGGGGACGCGGCAGACCTCCAGGGCGTCCAAGGTTGCGGGGCCGGGGCCGAGGCCGCCCCAAAGGGAGAGGTCAGATAATTAAAAAGGCCTCAGACAGTTGCCCAGTGAAGCTAGAGCTGGAGGAAGTACCTGAAGAAGAGAATGGCCAGGAGAATCTCAGATCCCCTCTTCCTCTCAGAACAATTAAGAAGGAAGACATCATG AGTGACTTAGAATCTATGGAAGATTCCCAAGAAAGCCTGATGAGGATAGAAGCCCTTGctgcagaggaaggagaggtcgAGATGCCAATAGATAAAGAAGTTTCCATGGAGCTGCAGGAGGACGTGttggaggtggtagaggaggtgctggagaaagaagaaaagcatgGCAAAAAATTTTCTTGTCCTCAGTGTCACAAACTGTTCTTAACCAAAGCTGCTATGAGAAATCACATAAAGATTCATGACCGTCTAGAGTCCtatgagtgtgaagagtgtgaGAAGAGCTTCACCACCAAGTATCGCCTCAAAGCTCACCTCAAAATTCATGTGGACCGTGAGAGACCTCACTGTTGCCATGTGTGTAATAAATCCTTTTATACTCGATACCATCTAAACACACATCTAAGGTCCCATGAGGGTGCTAGAAACtatgtgtgtgaggtgtgtggcaAGGCCCTCTCTACTCACAAGACCCTAGAACTGCACATTCTCACTCACACTGGAGAAAAACCGTACCAGTGTGAGATCTGCGGCTCCACTTTTAGGCAACGCAGCAACTTGCTCACGCACATAAAGGCAACGCATTATCACGAAAAGAACTACCACTGCCAACTGTGCCAGAGATCCTTCGTGAGGAAGCGACTGCTGGAGTACCACATTAATAGTGTTCACACGGGTCATCGTCCATACAAATGTGAAATGTGCAACGCCACCTTTGTGTACCCTCATTATTTCAGGAGGCACATCAGGAAGCACACTGGGGACAAACCGCACAAGTGCCACGTCTGTGAGAAAACTTTTGCCTCCAGGGAAAACCGTAATGCCCACATGTTTATCCACTCAGAGAAAAAACCATATGAATGCAAAGTGTGCTGTGCTGGGTTCATGAGGAAACCATTGTGCGTTTCTCACCTTGCAGTCCACGGCCAAATAAACAATCCTGAAGCCTATATCACCTTCAACTCTCCCAGTCTCCTTGCTAACAGTCATGAGGTAGCCACAGTTGAGGAAGAGGCTGCCCAGGCCATCCATGCAGTGAGGTTAGCAGAAGAGGCCGATTCCCACCAGCCAGTAGAGGAGCAGACCCAGATACTAAGGGAAGGCAAGGTGGTCAAGCTCACTTCCAGACCAGTGCATATCCTTGAGACTGATGAGACTACTCGCTATGTCATACACTCGTCTGAGCGGGTCACGGACAACAACATGGAACATTTCTTTGCTGAGCTTCAGGGTCAGGTCGTAGAAGTCCGCTCCGAGGACTTTTAG
- the LOC126987838 gene encoding GDNF-inducible zinc finger protein 1-like isoform X1, whose amino-acid sequence MADPVPAEDVKPADTQEYWLTLEEAEGEVKAHEERTGTRYNLSKADPSFGSSSWNVAECKLVWEEGEKYQGTRLDFDGVPFFVLGTKQLTCHYGANTKKLSTSSLSKKPSCPAKVVLKEVIKLPDYKIENNTNYEKKKWSKMIRDDMCCGNVRFERRIYVQLPSLDVHHHTVLTKRVQEIKFNANGSVPHCLVCNGKLSASARSAIPLFTGKIVTSHRRQELCAVLEDILNQQLEKGTVHSSIVCTKCFNLIEDIDSLEEQVITKKQVVVNRYKRTISEINQAPQSPTTTFQPADDDSSSLDDMPQSSKHSRGRGRPPGRPRLRGRGRGRPKGRGQIIKKASDSCPVKLELEEVPEEENGQENLRSPLPLRTIKKEDIMSDLESMEDSQESLMRIEALAAEEGEVEMPIDKEVSMELQEDVLEVVEEVLEKEEKHGKKFSCPQCHKLFLTKAAMRNHIKIHDRLESYECEECEKSFTTKYRLKAHLKIHVDRERPHCCHVCNKSFYTRYHLNTHLRSHEGARNYVCEVCGKALSTHKTLELHILTHTGEKPYQCEICGSTFRQRSNLLTHIKATHYHEKNYHCQLCQRSFVRKRLLEYHINSVHTGHRPYKCEMCNATFVYPHYFRRHIRKHTGDKPHKCHVCEKTFASRENRNAHMFIHSEKKPYECKVCCAGFMRKPLCVSHLAVHGQINNPEAYITFNSPSLLANSHEVATVEEEAAQAIHAVRLAEEADSHQPVEEQTQILREGKVVKLTSRPVHILETDETTRYVIHSSERVTDNNMEHFFAELQGQVVEVRSEDF is encoded by the exons ATGGCCGACCCTGTCCCCGCCGAGGATGTCAAGCCCGCCGACACGCAGGAGTACTGGCTCAccctggaggaggcggagggcgagGTGAAGGCGCACGAGGAGCGGACGGGCACGCGATACAACCTGTCCAAGGCCGACCCCTCCTTCGGCTCGTCCT CTTGGAATGTGGCAGAATGCAAGCtggtgtgggaggagggggagaagtatcAAGGGACCCGGCTGGACTTTGATGGGGTTCCCTTCTTTGTGCTGGGCACCAAACAGCTGACATGTCATTATGGGGCCAACACAAAG AAACTCAGCACCTCCAGCCTTTCCAAGAAGCCCAGCTGTCCTGCCAAAGTAGTGCTCAAGGAGGTCATCAAGCTTCCAGATTACAAA ATTGAAAACAACACAAACTACGAGAAGAAGAAATGGTCCAAGATGATCCGTGATGACATGTGTTGCGGCAATGTTCGGTTTGAGCGGAGGATATACGTCCAGCTTCCTTCCCTTGACGTTCACCACCACACAGTCTTGACCAAG AGAGTACAAGAGATAAAGTTTAATGCAAATGGTAGTGTGCCTCACTGCCTGGTCTGCAATGGCAAACTGTCAGCTTCAGCCAGATCTGCTATTCCTCTCTTCACAGGGAAG ATCGTGACGAGCCATCGCCGGCAAGAGCTGTGTGCTGTACTGGAAGAtatcttgaaccagcagctggagaagGGCACAGTTCACTCCAGTATTGTATGCACCAAGTGTTTCAATCTTATAGAAGACATTGATTCTCTTGAGGAACAAGTGATAACTAAAAAACAG GTGGTTGTCAACAGGTACAAACGGACAATATCAGAAATTAATCAAGCACCCCAATCCCCTACCACCACTTTCCAACCTGCGGATGATGATAGCAGTAGCCTTGATGACATGCCTCAGA GTAGCAAACACAGTCGGGGACGCGGCAGACCTCCAGGGCGTCCAAGGTTGCGGGGCCGGGGCCGAGGCCGCCCCAAAGGGAGAGGTCAGATAATTAAAAAGGCCTCAGACAGTTGCCCAGTGAAGCTAGAGCTGGAGGAAGTACCTGAAGAAGAGAATGGCCAGGAGAATCTCAGATCCCCTCTTCCTCTCAGAACAATTAAGAAGGAAGACATCATG AGTGACTTAGAATCTATGGAAGATTCCCAAGAAAGCCTGATGAGGATAGAAGCCCTTGctgcagaggaaggagaggtcgAGATGCCAATAGATAAAGAAGTTTCCATGGAGCTGCAGGAGGACGTGttggaggtggtagaggaggtgctggagaaagaagaaaagcatgGCAAAAAATTTTCTTGTCCTCAGTGTCACAAACTGTTCTTAACCAAAGCTGCTATGAGAAATCACATAAAGATTCATGACCGTCTAGAGTCCtatgagtgtgaagagtgtgaGAAGAGCTTCACCACCAAGTATCGCCTCAAAGCTCACCTCAAAATTCATGTGGACCGTGAGAGACCTCACTGTTGCCATGTGTGTAATAAATCCTTTTATACTCGATACCATCTAAACACACATCTAAGGTCCCATGAGGGTGCTAGAAACtatgtgtgtgaggtgtgtggcaAGGCCCTCTCTACTCACAAGACCCTAGAACTGCACATTCTCACTCACACTGGAGAAAAACCGTACCAGTGTGAGATCTGCGGCTCCACTTTTAGGCAACGCAGCAACTTGCTCACGCACATAAAGGCAACGCATTATCACGAAAAGAACTACCACTGCCAACTGTGCCAGAGATCCTTCGTGAGGAAGCGACTGCTGGAGTACCACATTAATAGTGTTCACACGGGTCATCGTCCATACAAATGTGAAATGTGCAACGCCACCTTTGTGTACCCTCATTATTTCAGGAGGCACATCAGGAAGCACACTGGGGACAAACCGCACAAGTGCCACGTCTGTGAGAAAACTTTTGCCTCCAGGGAAAACCGTAATGCCCACATGTTTATCCACTCAGAGAAAAAACCATATGAATGCAAAGTGTGCTGTGCTGGGTTCATGAGGAAACCATTGTGCGTTTCTCACCTTGCAGTCCACGGCCAAATAAACAATCCTGAAGCCTATATCACCTTCAACTCTCCCAGTCTCCTTGCTAACAGTCATGAGGTAGCCACAGTTGAGGAAGAGGCTGCCCAGGCCATCCATGCAGTGAGGTTAGCAGAAGAGGCCGATTCCCACCAGCCAGTAGAGGAGCAGACCCAGATACTAAGGGAAGGCAAGGTGGTCAAGCTCACTTCCAGACCAGTGCATATCCTTGAGACTGATGAGACTACTCGCTATGTCATACACTCGTCTGAGCGGGTCACGGACAACAACATGGAACATTTCTTTGCTGAGCTTCAGGGTCAGGTCGTAGAAGTCCGCTCCGAGGACTTTTAG